DNA sequence from the Sulfurimonas sediminis genome:
AGAGAAAAGAATTCACTGCGTGTTTTTTCATCTTTTTTGAAAAGTCCGCGCAGTGCTGATGATGTTGTCGTTGAGTTTATCTTTTCAACACCCCGCATCTCCATACACATATGACGTGCCTGAATCACAACACCAACACCTTTTGGCGCAATCGTATCCATAATGGCATCAGCAATCTGTTCCGTCAGCTGTTCTTGAATCTGCATGCGGCGGGCAAATACATTGACAACTCGGGGAATTTTGGAAAGTCCGACCACTTTTCCGTCTGGAATATAGGCTACATGTACCCGACCGATAATAGGCAGAAGATGATGTTCACATGTAGAATAGAACTCTATGTCTTTTACCAAAACCATTTCATCATTGCTTGTTGTAAAAAGCGCTTTTTTTAAAATCTCTGCCGGGTCTTCTTTGTATCCGCCGTAAATAAACTCGTAGGCTTTTCGCACGCGGGCAGGCGTATCTAATAACCCTTCACGACTTGGATCTTCTCCGACATGGTGCATCATTGTTTTGACTGCATTTTCAAATTCACTGTTTGTATTCTCTGACAAGGTTATGCCTTTTAAAGTTTTTAGTATGATAGGGTAGCAAGAATTTGCTGAAAAGATGATGTAATAAAAATACCTCAAGAGTAAACTTGAGGTATTTTTTTAGTGAATAAAGATATTTGGAACAATCAGTGGGTATTTTTTCATTTTTCTAAAAATATGTTTTCTGATAACCTGACGCAAATCACCTTCTAAAGTTCTAGGATTACCGATAAGTCCGGGCTTCATATTCAACAAGAAGTTTTCCAGTATTTCTTCTATCTCTTTTGCAAAAGCCCTGTCTCTTTTGTCGGCAACCAGACCAAATGATGTCACTTTTGGTTTATCCATCATTTTTCCGGTTTGTTCACTCACCTGAACCACGATCATAACAACACCGTCTGTTGCAAGTTTTTGACGATCCATAACTATGTCATCTTCGATTTCATAATTATTCTGATTGTCAATATATGTCTTGCCGGTTTTGACAGTTTTGACTTTTCTCATATATTTTGGTGCAATCTCTATCTGTTCCCCATCTGTCATAAGCAAAATATTTCTCTCAGGAACACCACACAACATTGCAGTCTCTTTATGTTTCATTACATGATTGTATTCACCGTGAATCGGTAAAAAGAACTTAGGATTAACGAGGCGAAGCATTAATTTTTGCTCTTCTAAAGACGCATGTCCCGAAACATGTAAATCTTTGTCATACGCTATTTTCGCTCCACATTTTTGCAGGTGATTAAGCATTTGAGAAATAGAACCCTCATTTCCTGGAATAGCACGAGAAGAGAGAACAATCAAATCAGTCGGTTTGATTTTAATATGTCTGTGCTCGCCTATTGACATTCTAAAGAGTGCCGAATTGCCCTCACCTTGAGAACCTGTTGTCACGATTAAAACATCTTTATCGCTCATATGTGCAACTTCATCAGGTTCCACAAAGATATTTTTTGGTAATTTAATATAGTCATATTGCATAGCTACTTCAAGATTACGCTCCATAGAACGCCCAATAACACAAATTTTACGACCATATTTCACAGCATACTGAATTGCCTGATAAACACGATGAATATTTGAACTAAAAGTTGAAAGAACCACTCTTCCCTCTGCCTTGCTAAACACACGATCCAATGCCGGTGCAACACTTAGTTCTGATGGCGTTGGATTCGGATTGTGTGAGTTTGTTGAATCACTCATCAGGCACAATACACCTTTCTCTCCATAATGGGCCAAACGATGTAAATCCGCAGGATATCCGTCTATCGGTGTATAGTCAATCTTAAAATCACCTGTATGAATGACTGTTCCTGCAGCTGTTGTAATAGCTACTGAAGAAGAGTCTAAAATAGAGTGGGTCATATGCATCCACTCAACTTCAAAATCATTTCCTATTTTATATACTTTTCTTTTTTCAATAGGATTAAAGTATTTTCTAGCCTCTTTTAAATGATGCTCATCAAACTTATTTCCGATCATTGCCAAAGGCAATGGCGTTCCGTATATAGGAAACTGCAGTTCTCTAAAAAGATACGGTACGGCTCCGATGTGATCTTCATGCGCGTGTGTAATGATAATACCGACAATTTTGTGCTTGATTTCATGCAGATAGGTAAAATCAGGAATCAGTATATCAACCCCGTGCATCTCTTCATCTGGAAAGCTCATCCCCACATCGACAAGAATTGCTTCATTGTCAGTTTCAAACACAGCGATATTTCCGCCGATTTCTCCAAGTCCGCCAAGTGGTGTGACACGGACTCTTGCTTTTGATTCCAAATCAAGTTTATAGTGCGGATTCAGTCTTTGCTTGTGTGCTTCCTGATTTTTTACAACAAATGCTTTTAACTTGTCATCAATAGGCGATGCCCCTCTTTTGTGGCGGCCGCGACTTTTGTTTTTATTGTTGTTTGTTCTTGGCTTTGCATTTGCATTTTTTTCACCGTTTGGCTTCTTTTGATTGCCGTTTGGTCTTCGATTGTTATTTGGTTTGCGGTTGTTATTTGGTTTGCGTTGTTCCTGAGGTTTACTTTGTACTGCCTCTTGTGTCTCTTCTGCCATCCAAACTCCTTGTTAATTTATAGAGTTGGTGATAGTCGTTAGTGCTTACCTGATGAGGGCGAACCGTTAATGCAAGTTCCAGTTTTTCCAGAACTTCCTGAAGTTTTTTCCTGTCATATTTTGAAGATAGATTTTTCACTAAAGTTTTTCGAGGCTGCGAAAATGCAACTCTTAGCATATCCTCGAACTCTTTGTCATTTCTATCAGCATTTTTTTCTATAAGAAAAACAGCAGAATCCACTTTGGGCTGCGGATCAAATGCAGTCGGAGGAACTTTCACAACAATCTGTGCTGTTCCTATACTTTGGGCTATTACGCTCAAAGAACCAAATACTTTTTCACCTGCAGTTGCACAAAACTTTTCTGCTACTTCAAGTTGAACCATTACAAGTATATTTTTACACATAGGATCTGCGAGTGCTTTCAATAGTATGTTCGTAGCGATATAATAGGGCAAATTTGCCACCAAATCATACGGCTCACGCACAAGTTCACTCTGCCAAGCGTTTAAAACATCTCCACAGTTTATATGGAGTCGCTTGGTAGCAATCTCTTCTTTAAATGTACTTTGTAACAGTTTACATAAATCGGTATCTACCTCAAAAGCTTCTACACTTTTGACATCAACTAAAAATTTAGTTAAATCACCTAAGCCAGGCCCAATTTCTACGATTTTATTCTCGTTTTTGGGCATCGCTTCGACGATTTGTCTTAAAACTGACTGGTCTTTGAGAAAGTTTTGTCCAAACTTCTTCTTTGCTACAACGCTTTCTTTATTCATGGCAATATACTACCTTTTTTTTACTTACAAAAAGGTAACAGAATGAAAAAAATCAATTTTCTTTTTCTGTTTTACACTAAAGCATTGATCTTTTCTTCTGAAACAGCCACTAATCGTCTTTGCAGTCTTGCTATTT
Encoded proteins:
- the folE gene encoding GTP cyclohydrolase I FolE → MSENTNSEFENAVKTMMHHVGEDPSREGLLDTPARVRKAYEFIYGGYKEDPAEILKKALFTTSNDEMVLVKDIEFYSTCEHHLLPIIGRVHVAYIPDGKVVGLSKIPRVVNVFARRMQIQEQLTEQIADAIMDTIAPKGVGVVIQARHMCMEMRGVEKINSTTTSSALRGLFKKDEKTRSEFFSLINSPTGNRY
- a CDS encoding ribonuclease J; the protein is MAEETQEAVQSKPQEQRKPNNNRKPNNNRRPNGNQKKPNGEKNANAKPRTNNNKNKSRGRHKRGASPIDDKLKAFVVKNQEAHKQRLNPHYKLDLESKARVRVTPLGGLGEIGGNIAVFETDNEAILVDVGMSFPDEEMHGVDILIPDFTYLHEIKHKIVGIIITHAHEDHIGAVPYLFRELQFPIYGTPLPLAMIGNKFDEHHLKEARKYFNPIEKRKVYKIGNDFEVEWMHMTHSILDSSSVAITTAAGTVIHTGDFKIDYTPIDGYPADLHRLAHYGEKGVLCLMSDSTNSHNPNPTPSELSVAPALDRVFSKAEGRVVLSTFSSNIHRVYQAIQYAVKYGRKICVIGRSMERNLEVAMQYDYIKLPKNIFVEPDEVAHMSDKDVLIVTTGSQGEGNSALFRMSIGEHRHIKIKPTDLIVLSSRAIPGNEGSISQMLNHLQKCGAKIAYDKDLHVSGHASLEEQKLMLRLVNPKFFLPIHGEYNHVMKHKETAMLCGVPERNILLMTDGEQIEIAPKYMRKVKTVKTGKTYIDNQNNYEIEDDIVMDRQKLATDGVVMIVVQVSEQTGKMMDKPKVTSFGLVADKRDRAFAKEIEEILENFLLNMKPGLIGNPRTLEGDLRQVIRKHIFRKMKKYPLIVPNIFIH
- the rsmA gene encoding 16S rRNA (adenine(1518)-N(6)/adenine(1519)-N(6))-dimethyltransferase RsmA; the encoded protein is MNKESVVAKKKFGQNFLKDQSVLRQIVEAMPKNENKIVEIGPGLGDLTKFLVDVKSVEAFEVDTDLCKLLQSTFKEEIATKRLHINCGDVLNAWQSELVREPYDLVANLPYYIATNILLKALADPMCKNILVMVQLEVAEKFCATAGEKVFGSLSVIAQSIGTAQIVVKVPPTAFDPQPKVDSAVFLIEKNADRNDKEFEDMLRVAFSQPRKTLVKNLSSKYDRKKLQEVLEKLELALTVRPHQVSTNDYHQLYKLTRSLDGRRDTRGSTK